A window of Diorhabda carinulata isolate Delta chromosome 7, icDioCari1.1, whole genome shotgun sequence contains these coding sequences:
- the LOC130896381 gene encoding aquaporin AQPAe.a isoform X3, with protein sequence MGRGDDNSDGILGVSDFTENKNIWRALLAECLGTLLLVLIGTGSCIDFGTGDEAGHVRIAFTFGLTVATIAQAIGHISGCHINPAVTISFLLTREVKIIKAVSYVIVQCVGAIGGSALLKLIVPDSKIGGFGVTNVNPSISAVQGMIMEAALTFLLIFVIHGVCDSLRKDIKGSAPLAIGLAVTAAHFCGLQYTGCGINPARSFGPAVIINKWDNHWVYWVGPLIGATLASLIYQILFKVKKDESYDL encoded by the exons ATGATAATTCTGACGGTATTCTTGGTGTCAGCGACttcactgaaaataaaaatatatggagaGCTTTACTAGCAGAATGTTTAGGTACTCTTTTACTAGTTCTCATAGGCACTGGCTCTTGCATCGATTTTGGTACAGGAGATGAAGCCGGGCACGTTAGAATTGCTTTCACATTTGGACTTACAGTGGCAACAATAGCACAG GCAATTGGACACATTAGCGGATGCCACATCAATCCAGCTGTTACGATCAGTTTTCTTCTTACACGAGAAGTAAAAATCATAAAAGCTGTAAGCTATGTGATAGTTCAGTGCGTCGGAGCTATTGGAGGATCTGCTTTATTGAAG CTAATAGTACCGGATTCGAAGATAGGAGGATTTGGAGTAACGAATGTAAATCCGAGTATATCGGCAGTACAAGGTATGATAATGGAAGCtgcattaacatttttattgatatttgtcATTCACGGAGTATGTGACTCTTTACGTAAGGATATAAAAGGTTCTGCTCCGTTAGCTATTGGACTTGCCGTTACTGCTGCTCATTTTTGTGGG CTCCAGTACACCGGTTGTGGCATCAATCCAGCAAGATCATTTGGACCCGctgtaattataaataaatgggACAATCACTGG GTGTATTGGGTAGGACCCCTAATAGGCGCAACATTAGCTTCACTTATATACCAAATCcttttcaaagttaaaaaaGACGAATCTTACgatctttaa
- the LOC130896381 gene encoding aquaporin AQPAe.a isoform X1, with product MSKGAVIVSSQRDYRIRDDNSDGILGVSDFTENKNIWRALLAECLGTLLLVLIGTGSCIDFGTGDEAGHVRIAFTFGLTVATIAQAIGHISGCHINPAVTISFLLTREVKIIKAVSYVIVQCVGAIGGSALLKLIVPDSKIGGFGVTNVNPSISAVQGMIMEAALTFLLIFVIHGVCDSLRKDIKGSAPLAIGLAVTAAHFCGLQYTGCGINPARSFGPAVIINKWDNHWVYWVGPLIGATLASLIYQILFKVKKDESYDL from the exons ATGAGTAAAGGTGCTGTGATAGTGTCATCTCAACGCGATTATCGTATTCGAG ATGATAATTCTGACGGTATTCTTGGTGTCAGCGACttcactgaaaataaaaatatatggagaGCTTTACTAGCAGAATGTTTAGGTACTCTTTTACTAGTTCTCATAGGCACTGGCTCTTGCATCGATTTTGGTACAGGAGATGAAGCCGGGCACGTTAGAATTGCTTTCACATTTGGACTTACAGTGGCAACAATAGCACAG GCAATTGGACACATTAGCGGATGCCACATCAATCCAGCTGTTACGATCAGTTTTCTTCTTACACGAGAAGTAAAAATCATAAAAGCTGTAAGCTATGTGATAGTTCAGTGCGTCGGAGCTATTGGAGGATCTGCTTTATTGAAG CTAATAGTACCGGATTCGAAGATAGGAGGATTTGGAGTAACGAATGTAAATCCGAGTATATCGGCAGTACAAGGTATGATAATGGAAGCtgcattaacatttttattgatatttgtcATTCACGGAGTATGTGACTCTTTACGTAAGGATATAAAAGGTTCTGCTCCGTTAGCTATTGGACTTGCCGTTACTGCTGCTCATTTTTGTGGG CTCCAGTACACCGGTTGTGGCATCAATCCAGCAAGATCATTTGGACCCGctgtaattataaataaatgggACAATCACTGG GTGTATTGGGTAGGACCCCTAATAGGCGCAACATTAGCTTCACTTATATACCAAATCcttttcaaagttaaaaaaGACGAATCTTACgatctttaa
- the LOC130896381 gene encoding aquaporin AQPAe.a isoform X2, which produces MSKTVITSSRTNHYIIQNDNSDGILGVSDFTENKNIWRALLAECLGTLLLVLIGTGSCIDFGTGDEAGHVRIAFTFGLTVATIAQAIGHISGCHINPAVTISFLLTREVKIIKAVSYVIVQCVGAIGGSALLKLIVPDSKIGGFGVTNVNPSISAVQGMIMEAALTFLLIFVIHGVCDSLRKDIKGSAPLAIGLAVTAAHFCGLQYTGCGINPARSFGPAVIINKWDNHWVYWVGPLIGATLASLIYQILFKVKKDESYDL; this is translated from the exons ATGAGTAAAACTGTGATTACTTCAAGTAGGACAAACCATTATATCattcaaa ATGATAATTCTGACGGTATTCTTGGTGTCAGCGACttcactgaaaataaaaatatatggagaGCTTTACTAGCAGAATGTTTAGGTACTCTTTTACTAGTTCTCATAGGCACTGGCTCTTGCATCGATTTTGGTACAGGAGATGAAGCCGGGCACGTTAGAATTGCTTTCACATTTGGACTTACAGTGGCAACAATAGCACAG GCAATTGGACACATTAGCGGATGCCACATCAATCCAGCTGTTACGATCAGTTTTCTTCTTACACGAGAAGTAAAAATCATAAAAGCTGTAAGCTATGTGATAGTTCAGTGCGTCGGAGCTATTGGAGGATCTGCTTTATTGAAG CTAATAGTACCGGATTCGAAGATAGGAGGATTTGGAGTAACGAATGTAAATCCGAGTATATCGGCAGTACAAGGTATGATAATGGAAGCtgcattaacatttttattgatatttgtcATTCACGGAGTATGTGACTCTTTACGTAAGGATATAAAAGGTTCTGCTCCGTTAGCTATTGGACTTGCCGTTACTGCTGCTCATTTTTGTGGG CTCCAGTACACCGGTTGTGGCATCAATCCAGCAAGATCATTTGGACCCGctgtaattataaataaatgggACAATCACTGG GTGTATTGGGTAGGACCCCTAATAGGCGCAACATTAGCTTCACTTATATACCAAATCcttttcaaagttaaaaaaGACGAATCTTACgatctttaa